Below is a window of Allomuricauda ruestringensis DSM 13258 DNA.
GCGTGCACAAAAATCACCGTTTGAAAGTTCTGATAATACACAAAAACCACAAAAAATGGAGCAATGGCCAAAGTAGAGGACACTAAATTCCCCATAAAAGGAATACGCTTTAGTTTGTGCGAGTAAATCCAGATACCAAAAATATAGGCAGAAAAAAACAGCACCGCCTTAAACGAAATATAACTGGCGGCAAAAACAGCCAAAAAATTGAGGATAAAATAGGTGGTCAATTTAAAACGCTGGCTCACTAAACGGTCCAACATACTTTTAGTGGGCTTGTTGATCAAATCCTTTTCGGCATCGTAAAAGTTATTGATGATATACCCACTTGCAATAGTAAGTGCCGAAGCGGTAACGATCAGGAACAGATTTAAGTCCAAAACCACCTTGCGAAGAGGAATATTGGGTGCCAAAATATAGATGGACGCCAAGTATTGCGCCAACGTAATCACAAGGATATTATAACCTCTGACCACGGAAAACAGACTCAACAGCTTAAAAAGCAAGAGTTTGTTTTTTCTACTAAGCATGGACTTGCTTTTAGAAGTTGTACACTACTTCCAAATTATGGCCTTTGAGTGCCTTTTTGGCCTTTTCCAAATCTTGGGTAAAGCCCAAAATATATCCGCCGCCACCAGAACCACAAAGTTTGAGGTAGTAATCGTTGGTTTCGATTCCTTTTTGCCAAAGTTGGTGGAATTTGGATGGAATCATCGGTTTAAAATGGTCAAAAACCACGTGCGACAATTGTTTTAGATTTCCGAACAACGATTTTACATTGCCGTTTAAAAAATCTTCTACGCAGGCATCGGTGTGTTTTACAAATTGATTTTTCACCATATTACGAAAGCCTTCCTGCTTCATGTTTTCCATAAACAATTGTACCATAGGTGCGGTTTCTCCTGTCATTCCGCTGTCCAATAAGAATACTGCTCCTTTTCCTTCGGTATTTTGTGAAGGAATACTGGTGGATTCGATATTGTCCTTGGAATTGATCAATATGGGAAGACTCAAATAACTGTTCAATGGGTCCAATCCTGAAGATTTACCATGGAAGAAAGATTCCATTTTCCCGAAAATCTTCTTTAACCGAAGCAATTTTTCACGGGTCAGATTTTCCAAAACCGTGATTTTGTTCATGGCATAGCGGTCGTAAATAGCAGCGACCAAAGCACCACTGCTACCAATACCATAGCCTTGTGGAATGGAGCTGTCAAAGTACATTCCGTCGGCCACATCCTTTTCCAAAACTTCAATATCAAAAGAAACCAAACCAGGCTCTTCAATCTCAAGATTTTTTAAATATTCGGCAAAAGCCATTAAGCTTTTATTAGATTTTAGGGCCATTTCGGAATCGTTCTTGTCCCTTTTCAATGCCCCTTTAAAAAAATTATAGGGTATTGATAGTCCTTTGGAGTCTCTAATAATGCCGTACTCCCCGAACAATAAAATTTTGGAATAAAATAATGGACCTTTCATATAATACAACTAAGATACAAACAAATTTTGTTTAGTTTTTGACAAAACTCGATAAACAAATCGAATTCATCTATAAAAAACTGTTCCCACGGTCTAAAATCTTGGCAAATAACGTAAAAAAACAGCTTAGCTATTCATTTTTAAGTGTTTATTTTGATGGCTCCCGACCCTACTTGATCATGAATATATTGCCCATTTTCGCAATGTTCCGCCAATTCATCTTTGATAAATTTCTGTACTTTTTCTTTGTCCGATACCGGGTAAAGCACATGCACATTGGCACCTGCATCGAGGGTAAAGCATATTGGTGTTTTGGTTGCTTCGCGGTACTCCCAAATTTTGTTGATGATTTTCAAGGTATCGGGTTTCATCAATATAAAATAGGGCATGCTCGTCATCATCATGGCATGCAAGGTCAATGCCTCACTTTCTACAAGCATTACGAATTCTTCTAAATCACCACTCACCAAAATAAGTTTTAGTTTGTCCAAATTGGAAAATGCCTGTTGAAACCTATTTTCCGCATACGGATGTCCATGCATTAATTGGTGCCCCACCGTGCTGCTGACTTGTTTTTGCCCTTTGTGCACCAATAAAATGGTATCGCAATAACTCTTAAAAACCGGGTTGATCTCAAACGGATATTCAATGCCGTACAAATCGGAGCTTTTAGGTATGTTTGCATGCTTTCCCCATTGCACCAAGCTGCCTTTTATGCTGCGGCAGGCACTTCCCGAACCCAACCGTGCCAAATACGAAGCTTTTGCATGGAACAATGATTCGTCCATTGTCGGGTTCAACTTTTTTTCAATATCCATTAAACATAGCGAAAGGGCCGCCATTCCACTGGCCGATGACGCAATCCCACTGCTATGTGGAAAAGAATTTGAGGTTTCAATTGTAAAATGGTACTCCTTCAAAAAAGGCAAGTACATTTCAATCCGCTCCAAAAAAGTCTGGATTTTTGGTTTAAAATCGTCCTTGGGCTTTCCTTCGAACAACAAATCAAAGGAATACGAATCATTGCTGTCCTTTTTCTCAAACAAAACGGAAGTTGTGGTTGCACAGGCATCCAAAGTAAAGCTGATGGATGGGTTTGCGGGAATCTGAACGGGTTTTTTTCCCCAATATTTTACCAAAGCAATATTGCTGGGGGCTTTCCAAATTAATTTGCCGTTATCAGGTAATTTTTGATAGGCGCCTGGCAAAAAATCTTTTTCCGTCATTTGGAATGGATATTTTGGACAAATATAAGCAGGGGGAAGCGTACTGGGAATCGGATTGAAATAAATTCTTATTTTAGTCGAAGTTGCGCCGACCATGAAAAAAAGAATCGTTTACATAACCATCTGTGTAGTAGTTTGCCTTTTGATAGGCTTTCTCTCTAGTATTGCTACCCAAAGCTCCGTCAACGATTGGTACTTAACACTCAACAAGCCATCCTTTACACCTCCAAACTGGCTTTTTGCTCCTGTTTGGACTGCCCTATACATTATGATGGGGATTTCTGCGGGAATTGTTTGGTCCAAAGGCTACCACCATATTTGGGTAAAGACTGCCTTGTACCACTTTGTTTTTCAGTTGTTGCTCAATGCGCTGTGGAGCATTGTTTTTTTCGGATTGAAAAACCCTCTAAGCGGAATGGTGGTTATTTTGGCTTTGCTGACGATGATTATACTTACCATAAAATGGTTCAAAGTCATTAGCAATCCTGCTGCTTTATTGCTCGTTCCCTATTTATTATGGGTTGCGTATGCCGCTGCCCTAAACTACAAAATTTGGGAGCTTAACGCTTAGCCTAGGTCATTTCCAATAGTTTTTCCATAGTTTTTTGATTGCGTGTGGTAGCTTCAACTTTTAGCTTTCTTTCGATAAGATTATTGTTAAGCTTTGCCTTTCCGTACCCTTTTTTACAAAGTAAGTAAACACAGGTGTCGGTAATATGGTATTCTTCATTTTCAAAATGAAGATCTTTTAACTGTCTTGCCGATGCTTTCTCAGGAGGGTTTTTGAGCAAAACGTAGTACAGTTTATTTTCTTCACTTTCACTTGCGAAAGGATTGGCCTCCAAAATGGCTTTCACATCTTCCTTTTTAACCACCAAGGTTGGTACATCAAACCCAAAACGTTGATGGATTGCATCAGTTATAACCGCCTGAAGTTTTTCTCGGTCGGGCTCTTCACTTTCAAAAACAATGTTCCCGCTTTGGATGTATGTTTTTACGTTTTTAAGTCCAGTATCTTCCAAAACAACCTTCAACTCCGCCATTTTTATCTTCTTTTGGCCGCTAACATTGATTCCCCTAAGTAGTGCTATGTATGTATTCCCCATGATTTTTGATGCCATACCCAAATTAATTTTAGTAAATTCAAACGCGCTTAAATTAACAAAATGAATCAATATATCCTTGCTTTGGACCAAGGTACCACTAGTTCCCGTGCCGTGGTCTTCGACAAAAAGGGAACCATTATTTCCGTAGCCCAAAAAGAATTCACACAAATATTTCCTAAACCGGGATGGGTAGAACACGACCCCGACGAAATCTGGTCGACCCAAGCCGGGATGGCCG
It encodes the following:
- a CDS encoding TspO/MBR family protein, translated to MKKRIVYITICVVVCLLIGFLSSIATQSSVNDWYLTLNKPSFTPPNWLFAPVWTALYIMMGISAGIVWSKGYHHIWVKTALYHFVFQLLLNALWSIVFFGLKNPLSGMVVILALLTMIILTIKWFKVISNPAALLLVPYLLWVAYAAALNYKIWELNA
- a CDS encoding geranylgeranylglycerol-phosphate geranylgeranyltransferase, which translates into the protein MLSRKNKLLLFKLLSLFSVVRGYNILVITLAQYLASIYILAPNIPLRKVVLDLNLFLIVTASALTIASGYIINNFYDAEKDLINKPTKSMLDRLVSQRFKLTTYFILNFLAVFAASYISFKAVLFFSAYIFGIWIYSHKLKRIPFMGNLVSSTLAIAPFFVVFVYYQNFQTVIFVHAIFLFLLILAREMIKDLENMAGDMAQNYKTIPIIYGPNVSKTIISLLIVLTLFPALLLIKTFDVGYMYLYFMACIALLILFLFLLWRANGKKHYVWLHNIIKFIIVAGVFSILLVDVDVALNRIL
- the mvaD gene encoding diphosphomevalonate decarboxylase, whose protein sequence is MTEKDFLPGAYQKLPDNGKLIWKAPSNIALVKYWGKKPVQIPANPSISFTLDACATTTSVLFEKKDSNDSYSFDLLFEGKPKDDFKPKIQTFLERIEMYLPFLKEYHFTIETSNSFPHSSGIASSASGMAALSLCLMDIEKKLNPTMDESLFHAKASYLARLGSGSACRSIKGSLVQWGKHANIPKSSDLYGIEYPFEINPVFKSYCDTILLVHKGQKQVSSTVGHQLMHGHPYAENRFQQAFSNLDKLKLILVSGDLEEFVMLVESEALTLHAMMMTSMPYFILMKPDTLKIINKIWEYREATKTPICFTLDAGANVHVLYPVSDKEKVQKFIKDELAEHCENGQYIHDQVGSGAIKINT
- a CDS encoding mevalonate kinase, whose translation is MKGPLFYSKILLFGEYGIIRDSKGLSIPYNFFKGALKRDKNDSEMALKSNKSLMAFAEYLKNLEIEEPGLVSFDIEVLEKDVADGMYFDSSIPQGYGIGSSGALVAAIYDRYAMNKITVLENLTREKLLRLKKIFGKMESFFHGKSSGLDPLNSYLSLPILINSKDNIESTSIPSQNTEGKGAVFLLDSGMTGETAPMVQLFMENMKQEGFRNMVKNQFVKHTDACVEDFLNGNVKSLFGNLKQLSHVVFDHFKPMIPSKFHQLWQKGIETNDYYLKLCGSGGGGYILGFTQDLEKAKKALKGHNLEVVYNF
- a CDS encoding DUF1697 domain-containing protein — protein: MASKIMGNTYIALLRGINVSGQKKIKMAELKVVLEDTGLKNVKTYIQSGNIVFESEEPDREKLQAVITDAIHQRFGFDVPTLVVKKEDVKAILEANPFASESEENKLYYVLLKNPPEKASARQLKDLHFENEEYHITDTCVYLLCKKGYGKAKLNNNLIERKLKVEATTRNQKTMEKLLEMT